From a region of the Candidatus Binatia bacterium genome:
- a CDS encoding TetR/AcrR family transcriptional regulator: protein MKPETENTRYSPRQNTKARILQAAQEVFAERGFEGASTREIASRADVNISSLHYHWDSKETLYRAIFAHIYRQLVELVQDEITRPGSPAEARAMIDRTMGLIFDAFANEPTIPKLLLRRLIEAPDLDDAAASALSPSWKVFQEWARRFSGDEISAQDISFLLLSVQSALLVSMLDSPHVNMMLGGSIQESKRRVRLRRQVISLVENLMGVADAEESA from the coding sequence GTGAAGCCTGAAACCGAAAACACCAGATACTCCCCGCGCCAGAATACGAAGGCGCGGATTCTTCAAGCTGCACAGGAGGTTTTCGCCGAGCGCGGCTTCGAGGGCGCGTCCACGCGAGAGATTGCCTCGCGGGCCGACGTCAACATTTCGAGCCTGCATTATCACTGGGATTCGAAGGAAACCCTGTACCGCGCGATCTTCGCCCACATCTACCGCCAGCTCGTCGAGCTCGTTCAGGACGAAATTACGCGTCCGGGATCGCCCGCGGAGGCGCGTGCGATGATTGATCGCACGATGGGGCTGATCTTCGACGCGTTCGCGAACGAGCCGACCATTCCGAAGCTGCTTCTGCGTCGGCTCATCGAGGCACCGGATCTCGACGACGCCGCGGCGTCCGCCCTCAGTCCGTCCTGGAAAGTCTTCCAGGAATGGGCGCGGCGGTTCTCGGGCGACGAGATCTCGGCGCAAGACATCTCATTCCTGCTGCTCTCGGTGCAGTCGGCATTGCTGGTTTCGATGCTGGACTCGCCTCACGTCAACATGATGCTGGGCGGTTCAATTCAGGAGTCGAAGCGGCGTGTGCGTCTGCGCAGGCAGGTCATTTCCCTTGTCGAGAACCTCATGGGTGTCGCCGACGCCGAGGAATCCGCGTGA
- a CDS encoding NAD(P)-dependent oxidoreductase: MKAFITASIDAANLTRLQKHMDIHVEDWKTTKNIFFDGDAFAKRILEEGCDVVIVEADLVQKEVLEACDLKMIGACRGDPVNIDVEASTKKGIPVFYTPARNAEAVADLTLCFMLMIARNVYNAVSFVKGKREQLDNAGDYLKMYESMTGVELFGRTVGIVGFGAIGQRVAQRVRPFGSRIVAYDPFVPESVFEELGVEKAELDTVMSEADFLTIHAPDIPETKGMIGAREIGLLKDGVYFVNTGRAATVEEEPLYEACASGKIRAAAFDVFWKEPVQPGDRFVVLPNVIATPHIGGASHDVVTHQSTIMCDCIEAWLEKRRPRFLANPDVFPGDS, translated from the coding sequence GTGAAGGCTTTCATTACCGCTTCGATAGATGCTGCAAATCTCACTCGGCTTCAGAAGCACATGGACATACACGTCGAAGACTGGAAGACGACCAAGAACATCTTCTTCGACGGCGATGCGTTTGCCAAGCGTATTTTGGAAGAGGGCTGCGACGTCGTGATCGTCGAGGCGGACCTGGTCCAGAAGGAAGTTCTCGAGGCATGCGACCTCAAGATGATCGGCGCGTGCCGTGGCGACCCTGTCAACATCGATGTCGAAGCGTCGACGAAGAAGGGGATTCCCGTCTTCTATACGCCTGCGCGCAACGCCGAGGCGGTGGCCGATCTCACACTCTGCTTCATGCTGATGATCGCGCGCAACGTGTACAACGCCGTGTCGTTCGTGAAGGGAAAGCGTGAGCAGTTAGACAACGCGGGCGACTATCTGAAGATGTACGAGTCGATGACGGGGGTCGAGCTCTTCGGTCGCACCGTCGGTATCGTCGGATTCGGCGCCATCGGGCAGCGGGTCGCTCAGCGCGTCCGCCCCTTCGGGTCGCGCATCGTCGCGTATGACCCGTTCGTGCCGGAGTCCGTGTTCGAAGAGCTGGGCGTCGAGAAGGCCGAGCTCGACACGGTCATGTCCGAGGCGGATTTCCTCACGATCCACGCTCCGGACATTCCCGAGACAAAGGGGATGATCGGCGCCCGGGAGATCGGCCTCTTGAAGGACGGCGTCTACTTCGTCAACACGGGTCGCGCCGCCACGGTCGAGGAAGAGCCGCTTTACGAGGCGTGCGCCTCCGGCAAGATCCGGGCAGCTGCGTTCGATGTGTTCTGGAAGGAACCCGTTCAGCCGGGCGATCGGTTTGTCGTCCTGCCGAACGTCATCGCGACGCCCCACATCGGCGGTGCGTCGCACGACGTGGTGACCCACCAGAGCACGATCATGTGCGATTGCATCGAAGCCTGGCTGGAGAAACGGCGCCCGCGCTTCCTCGCAAACCCGGACGTTTTTCCCGGCGACTCCTGA